Proteins from one Streptosporangium becharense genomic window:
- a CDS encoding aspartate aminotransferase family protein encodes MSDLLARHRAVMPNWLALYYNEPIEIVGGKGNRVVDASGKSYLDFFGGILTNMIGYDVAEVREAVERQLATGVVHTSTVYLLRGQIELAEKIARLSGIENAKVFFTNSGTEANETALLLATYARKTDQVLAMRQSYHGRSFGTIGVTSNRSWKNNSLSPLNVHFLHGADRHLVQFRGMSDADYIAACVDDLRHVLSTAVAGDVAALIAEPIQGVGGFTMAPDGLFAAYKEVLDSQGILFISDEVQTGWGRTGSAFFGIQNHGVTPDMMTFAKGLGNGFAVGGVVARGDLMDALPAVGVATFGGNPISMAAANATLDYVLDHDLQANAARTGALIVDGLREAAPRLPVVGDIRGKGLMFALELVDPATGEPSPSLAGRFMEETKKAGLLAGKGGLYGNVLRMAPPLTLSLDEAAEGLGIIVNALETINAEVAS; translated from the coding sequence ATGTCGGACCTTCTTGCACGTCATCGCGCGGTGATGCCCAACTGGCTCGCCCTCTACTACAACGAGCCCATCGAGATCGTCGGGGGCAAGGGCAACCGCGTCGTCGACGCTTCGGGCAAGAGCTACCTCGACTTCTTCGGGGGCATCCTGACCAACATGATCGGCTACGACGTGGCCGAGGTGCGGGAGGCGGTGGAGCGGCAGCTCGCCACGGGCGTCGTCCACACCTCCACGGTCTACCTCCTCCGCGGCCAGATCGAACTGGCCGAGAAGATCGCCAGGCTGTCCGGCATCGAGAACGCCAAGGTCTTCTTCACCAACTCCGGCACCGAGGCCAACGAGACCGCGCTGCTGCTCGCCACCTACGCGCGCAAGACCGACCAGGTCCTCGCCATGCGGCAGAGCTACCACGGACGCTCCTTCGGCACGATCGGCGTCACGAGCAACCGCTCCTGGAAGAACAACTCGCTCTCGCCGCTCAACGTGCACTTCCTGCACGGCGCCGACCGTCACCTCGTCCAGTTCCGCGGCATGTCGGACGCCGACTACATCGCGGCCTGCGTCGACGACCTGCGTCACGTGCTCTCCACCGCCGTCGCGGGCGACGTGGCGGCGCTGATCGCCGAACCGATCCAGGGCGTCGGCGGTTTCACCATGGCTCCGGACGGGCTGTTCGCCGCCTACAAGGAGGTCCTCGACTCCCAGGGCATCCTGTTCATCTCCGACGAGGTGCAGACCGGCTGGGGCCGCACCGGCTCGGCGTTCTTCGGCATCCAGAACCACGGCGTCACCCCCGACATGATGACCTTCGCCAAGGGCCTGGGCAACGGCTTCGCGGTCGGCGGCGTCGTCGCCCGCGGCGACCTGATGGACGCTCTCCCCGCCGTCGGCGTGGCCACCTTCGGCGGCAACCCGATCTCCATGGCGGCGGCCAACGCCACCCTGGACTACGTCCTCGACCACGACCTGCAGGCGAACGCGGCCAGGACCGGTGCCCTCATCGTCGACGGGCTCCGCGAGGCCGCGCCGCGCCTGCCGGTGGTCGGCGACATCCGGGGCAAGGGCCTGATGTTCGCCCTCGAACTGGTCGACCCGGCGACGGGCGAGCCCTCCCCGTCGCTCGCCGGCCGCTTCATGGAGGAGACCAAGAAGGCCGGCCTGCTGGCGGGCAAGGGCGGACTGTACGGCAACGTGCTCCGCATGGCACCGCCGCTCACCCTGAGCCTCGACGAGGCCGCCGAAGGACTCGGGATCATCGTCAACGCGCTCGAAACCATCAACGCCGAGGTCGCCTCGTGA
- a CDS encoding CoA-acylating methylmalonate-semialdehyde dehydrogenase, with amino-acid sequence MKNVTHWIDGARVEGTGRTGEIYNPATGEVAGHVRLASAAEVDAAVAAAAAAFPAWRDASLVKRSQVLFRFRELLHAHRDELAALISAEHGKVHSDALGEVARGLEVVEFACGIAHLLKGGYSEGVSTRVDSYSIRQPLGVVAGITPFNFPAMVPMWMFPVAIACGNAFVLKPSERDPSASLLMAELWQRAGLPDGVFNVVQGDKAAVDRLLEHPDVRAVSFVGSTPIARYVYETGTAHGKRVQALGGAKNHMLVLPDADLDLVADAAVSAGFGSAGERCMAISVVLAVDPVGDELVDKIVSRVSALTVGPGDDPASEMGPLVTAAHRDKVASYLDAGVAEGAKLVVDGRLTPVRGGAAAADTPGFWLGPTVLDHVPAGSRVHTEEIFGPVLAIVRVASYEEGLELINGGAFGNGTAIFTNDGGAARRFQNEVEVGMVGINVPIPVPMAFYSFGGWKDSLFGDTHVHGTEGVHFYTRGKVVTSRWLDPSHGGVNLGFPTNK; translated from the coding sequence GTGAAGAACGTCACCCACTGGATCGACGGGGCCCGCGTCGAGGGCACCGGCCGGACCGGCGAGATCTACAACCCCGCCACCGGCGAGGTCGCCGGGCACGTCCGGCTCGCCTCCGCCGCCGAGGTCGACGCGGCCGTGGCCGCCGCCGCGGCGGCCTTCCCCGCCTGGCGGGACGCCTCGCTGGTCAAGCGCTCCCAGGTGCTGTTCCGCTTCCGCGAGCTGCTGCACGCCCACCGCGACGAACTGGCCGCCCTGATCTCCGCCGAGCACGGCAAGGTGCACTCCGACGCGCTCGGCGAGGTCGCCCGCGGCCTGGAGGTGGTGGAGTTCGCCTGCGGCATCGCGCACCTGCTCAAGGGCGGCTACTCCGAGGGGGTCTCCACCCGGGTCGACTCCTACTCCATCCGCCAGCCGCTGGGCGTGGTCGCCGGGATCACCCCGTTCAACTTCCCGGCCATGGTGCCGATGTGGATGTTCCCCGTCGCGATCGCCTGCGGCAACGCCTTCGTGCTCAAGCCGTCCGAGCGCGACCCGTCGGCGTCGCTGCTCATGGCCGAGCTGTGGCAGCGGGCCGGGCTGCCGGACGGGGTCTTCAACGTGGTCCAGGGCGACAAGGCGGCGGTCGACCGGCTGCTGGAACACCCCGACGTGCGGGCGGTGTCGTTCGTCGGGTCCACCCCCATCGCCCGGTACGTGTATGAGACCGGTACCGCGCACGGCAAGCGGGTCCAGGCGCTCGGCGGGGCCAAGAACCACATGCTGGTGCTGCCCGACGCCGATCTGGACCTGGTGGCCGACGCCGCGGTGTCGGCGGGCTTCGGCTCGGCCGGGGAGCGGTGCATGGCGATCTCGGTCGTGCTGGCCGTGGACCCGGTCGGGGACGAGCTGGTCGACAAGATCGTCTCCCGGGTGTCCGCGCTGACCGTCGGCCCGGGCGACGACCCCGCCTCCGAGATGGGGCCGCTGGTCACCGCCGCCCACCGGGACAAGGTGGCCTCCTACCTGGATGCGGGCGTCGCCGAAGGCGCCAAGCTGGTGGTGGACGGCCGTCTCACCCCGGTCCGGGGCGGCGCCGCCGCGGCCGACACCCCCGGGTTCTGGCTCGGCCCCACCGTGCTGGACCATGTGCCGGCCGGGTCCCGGGTGCACACCGAGGAGATCTTCGGCCCGGTCCTGGCGATCGTGCGGGTGGCCTCCTACGAGGAGGGCCTGGAGCTGATCAACGGCGGCGCGTTCGGCAACGGCACCGCGATCTTCACCAACGACGGCGGCGCGGCCCGCCGCTTCCAGAACGAGGTGGAGGTCGGCATGGTCGGCATCAACGTGCCGATCCCGGTGCCGATGGCCTTCTACAGCTTCGGCGGCTGGAAGGACTCGCTGTTCGGCGACACCCACGTGCACGGCACCGAGGGCGTGCACTTCTACACCCGGGGCAAGGTCGTCACCTCCCGCTGGCTCGACCCCAGCCACGGCGGCGTCAACCTGGGATTCCCCACCAACAAGTAG
- the gabT gene encoding 4-aminobutyrate--2-oxoglutarate transaminase: MSTVTEGGPSLPQERRVVTEIPGPKSRELFARKQASVPPGIGTTLPVFVTHAGGGVVVDADGNSLIDFGSGIAVTSVGNAAPRVVERVRRQVADFTHTCFMVTPYESYVEVAERLNAITPGDHEKRTFFLNSGAEAVENAVKVARHATGRQAVVVFDHGYHGRTLLTMTLTAKNLPYKHGFGPFAPEVYRVPLAYPFRWPTGPENCAEEAAAQAIDQITKQIGAENVAAVVIEPIAGEGGFIEPAKGFLPRILEFCRANGIVFIADEVQTGFARTGDLFACEDEGIVPDIIVTAKGIAGGLPLAAVTGRAEILDKVHVGGLGGTYGGNPLACEAALGVLETIEAEDLVGRARRIGETMLPRLRAMAEKNPAIGDVRGRGAMIAIELVVPGTKDPHPTAAAEIAKRCHAEGLLVLTAGTYGNVLRFLPPLVIPDHLLDEGLAILEKAVAEV, encoded by the coding sequence ATGAGTACCGTCACCGAGGGCGGCCCCTCGCTTCCGCAGGAGCGCCGCGTCGTCACCGAGATCCCCGGCCCGAAGTCCCGCGAGCTGTTCGCCCGCAAGCAGGCCTCCGTGCCGCCGGGCATCGGCACCACGCTGCCCGTCTTCGTGACACACGCCGGTGGTGGCGTCGTCGTCGACGCCGACGGCAACTCGCTGATCGACTTCGGCTCCGGCATCGCGGTGACCAGCGTCGGCAACGCCGCCCCGCGCGTGGTCGAGCGGGTGCGCAGGCAGGTCGCGGACTTCACCCACACCTGTTTCATGGTCACCCCGTACGAGTCGTACGTGGAGGTCGCCGAGAGGCTCAACGCGATCACCCCGGGCGACCACGAGAAGCGCACCTTCTTCCTCAACAGTGGCGCCGAGGCCGTGGAGAACGCGGTCAAGGTCGCCCGGCACGCCACCGGCCGCCAGGCGGTCGTCGTCTTCGACCACGGCTACCACGGCCGGACCCTGCTGACGATGACGCTCACCGCGAAGAACCTGCCGTACAAGCACGGCTTCGGGCCCTTCGCCCCCGAGGTCTACCGGGTGCCGCTGGCCTACCCGTTCCGCTGGCCCACCGGGCCGGAGAACTGCGCCGAGGAGGCGGCCGCGCAGGCGATCGACCAGATCACCAAGCAGATCGGCGCGGAGAACGTCGCCGCCGTGGTGATCGAGCCGATCGCGGGCGAGGGCGGGTTCATCGAGCCCGCCAAGGGCTTCCTACCGAGGATCCTGGAGTTCTGCCGGGCCAACGGCATCGTCTTCATCGCCGACGAGGTCCAGACCGGCTTCGCGCGCACCGGCGACCTGTTCGCCTGCGAGGACGAGGGCATCGTCCCCGACATCATCGTCACCGCCAAGGGCATCGCGGGCGGCCTGCCGCTGGCCGCGGTCACCGGCCGCGCCGAGATCCTCGACAAGGTGCACGTGGGCGGCCTGGGCGGCACCTACGGCGGCAACCCGCTGGCCTGCGAGGCCGCGCTGGGCGTGCTGGAGACCATCGAGGCCGAGGACCTGGTCGGCAGGGCACGCCGCATCGGCGAGACCATGCTTCCTCGGCTGCGCGCCATGGCGGAGAAGAACCCGGCGATCGGCGACGTGCGTGGACGCGGCGCCATGATCGCCATCGAGCTCGTCGTCCCGGGGACCAAGGATCCGCACCCCACCGCCGCGGCCGAGATCGCCAAGCGGTGCCACGCCGAGGGCCTGCTCGTGCTCACCGCGGGTACCTACGGCAACGTTCTGCGGTTCCTTCCCCCGCTGGTCATCCCCGACCACCTGCTGGATGAGGGACTGGCGATCCTGGAGAAGGCCGTGGCCGAGGTCTGA
- a CDS encoding saccharopine dehydrogenase family protein, whose translation MRILLVGAGGVGSAVVPIAARRDFFEHIVVADYKQDRAAEAVAKVGDRRFSAIGLDASDRAAVEAALIEHRCDVLFNAVDPRFTMPLFEAALNAGAHYLDMAMSLSRPHPDRPYEVPGVKLGDEQFALADAWRARGGLALVGMGVEPGLADVFARYAADHLFESIEEIGIRDGSNLVVDGYDFAPTFSIWTTIEECLNPPVVWENGGWHTTEPFSEPEVFDFPEGIGPVECVNVEHEEVLLVPRYIDTKRVTFKYGLGREFIGVLKTLHKLGLDNAGKIKVGGVEASPRDVVAAALPDPATLGERMRGKTCAGTWVKGVGKDGEPREVYLYHVVDNEWSMREYGCQAVVWQTAVHPVVALELLARGVWSGSGVLGPEAFDAVPFLELLNDYGSPWGMRDQSARRDASALQPA comes from the coding sequence ATGAGAATCCTCCTTGTGGGAGCGGGCGGAGTCGGCTCCGCCGTTGTCCCGATCGCCGCGCGCCGAGATTTCTTCGAACACATCGTGGTGGCCGACTATAAACAGGACCGGGCCGCGGAAGCCGTGGCCAAGGTCGGGGACCGGCGGTTCAGCGCCATCGGGCTGGACGCCTCGGACCGGGCGGCGGTCGAGGCGGCCCTCATCGAGCACCGATGTGACGTGCTGTTCAACGCGGTCGATCCCCGTTTCACCATGCCCCTGTTCGAGGCGGCTCTGAACGCCGGGGCCCACTACCTCGACATGGCGATGTCGCTGTCGCGTCCCCACCCCGACCGGCCCTACGAAGTGCCCGGCGTGAAACTGGGCGACGAGCAGTTCGCCCTCGCCGACGCCTGGCGGGCCAGGGGCGGACTGGCGCTGGTGGGCATGGGGGTGGAGCCGGGCCTGGCCGACGTGTTCGCCCGGTACGCCGCCGACCATCTCTTCGAGAGCATCGAGGAGATCGGCATCCGTGACGGGTCCAACCTGGTGGTCGACGGCTACGACTTCGCGCCGACGTTCTCCATCTGGACCACCATCGAGGAGTGCCTGAACCCGCCGGTGGTCTGGGAGAACGGCGGCTGGCACACCACCGAGCCGTTCAGTGAGCCCGAGGTGTTCGACTTCCCCGAGGGGATCGGGCCCGTGGAGTGCGTCAACGTGGAACACGAGGAGGTGCTGCTCGTCCCCCGTTACATCGACACCAAGCGGGTGACGTTCAAGTACGGCCTCGGCAGGGAGTTCATCGGCGTCCTGAAGACGCTGCACAAGCTCGGCCTCGACAACGCCGGGAAGATCAAGGTCGGCGGCGTCGAGGCGTCGCCGCGCGACGTGGTGGCCGCGGCCCTGCCCGACCCCGCCACGCTGGGCGAGCGGATGCGCGGCAAGACCTGCGCAGGAACCTGGGTGAAGGGCGTGGGCAAGGACGGCGAGCCGCGCGAGGTCTACCTCTACCACGTGGTCGACAACGAGTGGTCGATGCGGGAGTACGGCTGCCAGGCCGTGGTCTGGCAGACGGCCGTGCACCCGGTGGTCGCCCTGGAGTTGCTGGCCCGTGGCGTCTGGTCGGGCAGCGGCGTGCTCGGCCCCGAGGCGTTCGACGCGGTGCCCTTCCTGGAACTGCTCAACGACTACGGCTCGCCCTGGGGCATGCGCGACCAGAGCGCACGGCGCGACGCCTCGGCCCTCCAGCCGGCCTGA
- a CDS encoding aldehyde dehydrogenase family protein, with protein sequence MDVRPFWLAGRPATGDAELTVTNPHDGRTVAVCSVPTADQVEEAVAAAAAVRKRAAALPIHVRAEALAHVARRLAERADEIAHLITAENGKPIFWARGEVNRAISTFRFAAEETRRLSGETVRLDTEAASAGRLAYVSRVPHGPVLGITPFNFPLNLVAHKVAPAIAVGAPIIVKPAPATPVSSLVLGEILAETDLPEGMFSVLPVPNDRAASLVEDPRLPVVSFTGSAPVGYAIMDQVPRKHVTLELGGNAAAVVLADADLDWAASRVALFSNYQAGQSCIAVQRVIVEESVHDDFVARLVPAVEALVTGDPADEKTQVGPLVSDEAAERVEQWVDEAVSAGARLLTGGTRDGATIAPTVLTDVPADAKVCREEIFGPVMVVQSVSGVDEAFATVNDSKYGLQAGVFTRDLDVAFRANRELEVGGVIIGDVPSYRADQMPYGGVKDSGVGREGIRSAIADLTYEKVMVLTGLSL encoded by the coding sequence ATGGACGTGCGCCCCTTCTGGCTCGCAGGTCGCCCCGCCACGGGCGACGCCGAGCTCACCGTGACCAACCCGCATGACGGCCGTACCGTCGCCGTCTGCTCCGTGCCGACCGCCGACCAGGTCGAGGAGGCCGTCGCCGCCGCGGCGGCCGTCCGGAAGCGGGCGGCCGCGCTCCCGATCCACGTGCGGGCCGAGGCCCTCGCGCATGTCGCGCGGCGGCTCGCCGAGCGCGCCGACGAGATCGCTCATCTGATCACCGCCGAGAACGGCAAACCGATCTTCTGGGCACGGGGTGAGGTGAACCGCGCGATCTCCACCTTCCGCTTCGCGGCCGAGGAGACCCGCCGGCTGAGCGGTGAGACCGTCCGCCTGGACACCGAGGCCGCCTCCGCCGGTCGCCTCGCCTACGTCTCGCGGGTGCCCCACGGGCCCGTCCTGGGGATCACACCGTTCAACTTCCCGCTGAACCTGGTGGCGCACAAGGTCGCCCCGGCCATCGCGGTCGGCGCTCCGATCATCGTCAAGCCCGCCCCCGCCACCCCGGTCTCCTCGCTGGTGCTGGGGGAGATCCTGGCCGAGACGGACCTGCCCGAGGGCATGTTCTCGGTGCTGCCGGTGCCCAACGACCGCGCCGCCTCGCTGGTGGAGGACCCGCGCCTGCCGGTCGTCTCCTTCACCGGCTCGGCCCCCGTCGGTTACGCGATCATGGACCAGGTGCCGCGCAAACACGTCACCCTGGAGCTGGGCGGCAACGCCGCCGCGGTCGTGCTCGCCGACGCCGACCTCGACTGGGCCGCCTCGCGCGTCGCGCTGTTCTCCAACTACCAGGCCGGGCAGAGTTGCATCGCCGTCCAGCGGGTGATCGTCGAGGAGTCGGTGCACGACGACTTCGTGGCCCGGCTGGTCCCGGCCGTCGAGGCCCTGGTCACCGGAGACCCCGCCGACGAGAAGACCCAGGTCGGGCCGCTCGTGTCGGACGAGGCCGCCGAGCGCGTGGAGCAGTGGGTCGACGAGGCCGTCTCCGCCGGCGCCCGCCTGCTGACCGGCGGCACCCGTGACGGCGCGACCATCGCCCCGACCGTCCTCACCGACGTGCCCGCTGACGCCAAGGTCTGCCGCGAGGAGATCTTCGGCCCCGTGATGGTCGTGCAGTCGGTCTCCGGTGTGGACGAGGCGTTCGCCACGGTCAACGACTCCAAGTACGGCCTGCAGGCCGGGGTGTTCACCCGTGACCTCGACGTCGCCTTCCGGGCGAACCGCGAGCTCGAGGTCGGCGGTGTGATCATCGGCGACGTCCCGTCGTACCGCGCCGACCAGATGCCCTACGGGGGCGTCAAGGACTCCGGCGTCGGCCGGGAGGGCATCCGGTCGGCCATCGCCGACCTCACCTACGAGAAGGTCATGGTCCTCACCGGCCTGAGCCTCTGA
- a CDS encoding extracellular solute-binding protein: MGTAGTAGMMGTAGTDMRGRIRLGALLGMGCLVLAACAPAGAASTALPERVPAGSAVPVGSAAHSGSAGFAGFAADSDLTGSASGRTAPSPPPTASPKPSGSPEGSASPKPSASIGKSEGTLQLLTFYGHVEYGGALSRANWVAPFERESGCRVVKLDRVGTTEEMAAKLADDAYDVVSPSPELAALLVSEGRVSPVDTGLVPAYKKIPKRLRELPGLRRDGKVYGIPYLWGVNQVVHEGDQPQGPAALYGPAAAAIRDNPLAIADAALALRRSRPELKIDDPFQLTSAQLDAAVELLAERDGPGRLYWRDSLDLIRAMSARSVSVAQATPYHLDLFRRAGRPVKVLDEGPRTGWADSWMLTARPASPNCAYRWLNWMSSPQAQRAAAAWTGLAPANPEACGGRAGRICDLYRVRGGAGLRDVLFATRPMRDCGDGDGECTDYADWVERWKKLVG, encoded by the coding sequence GTGGGCACGGCGGGCACGGCGGGCATGATGGGCACGGCGGGCACGGACATGCGCGGCCGGATCCGTCTCGGGGCGTTGCTGGGGATGGGCTGCCTGGTGCTCGCCGCCTGTGCCCCGGCGGGGGCGGCGAGCACGGCCCTCCCGGAGCGTGTGCCCGCGGGTTCCGCCGTGCCCGTGGGGTCCGCGGCGCACTCGGGTTCCGCGGGGTTCGCGGGGTTCGCGGCGGACTCGGATCTCACGGGGTCCGCGTCCGGCCGTACCGCGCCTTCTCCGCCCCCCACCGCCTCCCCGAAGCCCTCCGGCTCTCCGGAGGGCAGCGCCTCCCCGAAGCCCTCCGCCTCCATCGGCAAGAGCGAGGGCACGCTCCAACTGCTCACCTTCTACGGTCATGTCGAGTACGGCGGAGCCCTCTCGCGGGCCAACTGGGTCGCGCCTTTCGAGAGGGAGAGCGGCTGCCGGGTCGTCAAACTCGACCGGGTCGGGACGACCGAGGAGATGGCCGCCAAGCTCGCCGACGACGCCTACGACGTCGTCTCGCCGAGCCCGGAACTGGCCGCGCTGCTGGTGTCCGAGGGGCGGGTGTCGCCGGTCGACACCGGCCTGGTCCCCGCCTACAAGAAGATCCCCAAGCGGTTGCGCGAGCTGCCCGGCCTCCGCCGGGACGGCAAGGTCTACGGCATCCCCTACCTGTGGGGGGTCAACCAGGTCGTCCACGAGGGCGACCAGCCGCAGGGGCCGGCCGCCCTGTACGGTCCCGCGGCGGCGGCGATCAGGGACAACCCGCTGGCGATCGCCGACGCGGCCCTCGCCCTCCGGCGGAGCCGTCCCGAGCTGAAGATCGATGATCCGTTCCAGCTCACCTCCGCCCAGCTCGACGCCGCGGTGGAGCTGCTCGCCGAGAGGGACGGTCCCGGCCGTCTCTACTGGCGTGACTCGCTCGACCTGATCAGGGCCATGTCGGCGCGCTCGGTGAGCGTCGCCCAGGCCACGCCGTACCATCTGGATCTCTTCCGGCGGGCCGGCCGGCCGGTGAAGGTGCTCGACGAGGGGCCGCGGACCGGGTGGGCCGACTCGTGGATGCTCACGGCCAGGCCCGCGAGCCCGAACTGCGCCTACCGGTGGCTGAACTGGATGAGCTCGCCGCAGGCGCAGCGCGCGGCCGCTGCGTGGACGGGGCTCGCCCCGGCCAACCCGGAGGCGTGCGGCGGGCGTGCCGGACGGATATGCGACCTCTACCGGGTGCGTGGCGGTGCCGGGCTGCGTGACGTCCTCTTCGCCACCCGCCCGATGAGAGACTGCGGCGACGGCGACGGGGAGTGCACCGACTACGCGGACTGGGTGGAGCGCTGGAAGAAACTGGTCGGGTGA
- a CDS encoding PucR family transcriptional regulator, whose protein sequence is MTVVPTLRTVVRRLPFQLVVLAGQDAMDRPVRWVAVSELEDPTPFLEGGELVLTTGMRLDAAGAAPYVDRLVGRGVTGLGFGVGLGHDRTPDELVEAAARAGLPLVEVARDTPFVAIGKAVSDLIAAEQYDELSRAFTAQGRLTRAALRPEGPPAVIERLAREITGWAVLLDDAGVIRHAAGEGAPEAATRALGPELERLRRLAARGAPASLALSTPQEHVIVQPLGAGRVRGFLAVGRDRPFTPVAHTVVNAAGSLLTLAAEHGGRHLAAEGRVRSAVLRLLLEGRVRAGRETLERLGERLADGPLVAIVSGVPEEEREAVLEAAGEEFAAVEGDRVVLLVPEDRVDGVLVRLDGHGPVGVGSPAGPEDLRAGLDQADRALAAARRAAAPVMRFADLAGQGLLSLLDPGAAAAYSVALLAPLRQYGPRADLLASLRAYLSCNGHWDAAAQRLGVHRHTLRYRMRRVAELLGRDLDDPAVRAELWVALAVAG, encoded by the coding sequence GTGACCGTGGTGCCGACGCTGCGCACCGTCGTGCGGCGCCTGCCCTTCCAGCTCGTCGTCCTCGCAGGACAGGACGCCATGGACCGGCCGGTGCGCTGGGTCGCGGTCAGCGAGCTGGAAGACCCGACTCCCTTCCTGGAGGGCGGCGAGCTGGTGCTGACCACGGGGATGCGCCTGGACGCCGCCGGCGCCGCCCCGTACGTCGACCGCCTGGTCGGCAGGGGCGTGACCGGCCTCGGCTTCGGCGTCGGCCTCGGGCACGACAGGACCCCGGACGAGCTGGTCGAGGCCGCGGCGCGGGCGGGACTGCCGCTGGTCGAGGTGGCGCGCGACACCCCCTTCGTGGCCATCGGCAAGGCGGTCAGCGACCTGATCGCCGCCGAGCAGTACGACGAGCTCAGCCGTGCCTTCACCGCCCAGGGCCGCCTGACCCGCGCCGCCCTGCGTCCCGAGGGTCCGCCCGCGGTGATCGAACGCCTGGCCCGTGAGATCACCGGGTGGGCGGTGCTGCTCGACGACGCGGGAGTCATCCGGCACGCGGCGGGCGAGGGAGCACCGGAGGCCGCCACCCGGGCCCTCGGGCCCGAACTGGAACGTCTGCGGCGCCTCGCGGCCCGCGGCGCGCCGGCGAGCCTGGCCCTGTCCACCCCGCAGGAGCACGTCATCGTGCAGCCGCTCGGTGCCGGCCGGGTCCGCGGGTTCCTCGCCGTGGGCCGCGACCGGCCCTTCACACCCGTCGCGCACACCGTCGTCAACGCCGCCGGATCGCTGCTGACGCTCGCCGCCGAGCACGGCGGGCGGCACCTGGCCGCCGAGGGCCGGGTCCGGTCCGCGGTGCTCCGGTTGCTGCTGGAAGGGCGGGTGCGGGCCGGGCGGGAGACGCTGGAACGGCTGGGCGAGCGGCTCGCCGACGGGCCGCTGGTGGCGATCGTTTCCGGGGTCCCCGAGGAGGAGCGGGAGGCGGTGCTGGAGGCCGCCGGCGAGGAGTTCGCGGCGGTCGAGGGCGACCGGGTGGTCCTGCTCGTCCCCGAGGACCGGGTCGACGGCGTCCTGGTGCGTCTCGACGGGCACGGACCGGTCGGAGTCGGCTCCCCGGCCGGTCCCGAGGACCTGCGAGCCGGGCTCGACCAGGCCGACCGGGCACTCGCCGCGGCCAGGCGCGCCGCCGCGCCCGTCATGCGCTTCGCCGACCTCGCGGGCCAGGGGCTGCTCTCCCTGCTCGACCCCGGCGCCGCCGCGGCGTACTCCGTCGCGCTGCTCGCCCCGCTCCGGCAGTACGGTCCGCGCGCGGACCTGCTGGCCTCCCTGCGGGCCTACCTGTCGTGCAACGGACACTGGGACGCGGCGGCGCAGCGGCTCGGGGTGCACCGACACACCCTGCGTTACCGGATGCGCCGCGTCGCCGAACTGCTGGGCCGCGACCTGGACGACCCGGCGGTGCGCGCCGAGCTCTGGGTCGCCCTCGCGGTGGCCGGCTGA
- a CDS encoding TetR/AcrR family transcriptional regulator: MTSSAPRGLQGAYLLGERASHDELRARLLDVASQLLVTVGPESLSMRRIATEAGCSTTVIYTMFGSKEGLAEALYLEGFERFRRRLEAVPPHRNALERLSALGPAYREAALAEPGYYALMFERAIPGFVPSERARTLARAALNVLDRVIADCISAGYIVPTQPRKIADALWAAAQGAISLERAGHLRDSSTYDAVTFATVSRYLVDRP, from the coding sequence ATGACCTCCTCGGCGCCGCGCGGCCTCCAGGGCGCCTATCTCCTCGGGGAACGGGCCTCCCACGACGAGCTGCGCGCACGACTGCTCGACGTCGCCAGCCAGCTCCTGGTCACCGTCGGGCCCGAGAGCCTGTCGATGCGCCGCATCGCCACCGAGGCGGGGTGCTCGACGACGGTGATCTACACCATGTTCGGCAGCAAGGAGGGGCTGGCCGAGGCGCTGTACCTGGAGGGCTTCGAACGGTTCCGGCGGCGGCTGGAGGCCGTGCCCCCGCACCGGAACGCCCTGGAGCGCCTGTCGGCTCTCGGCCCCGCCTACCGGGAGGCCGCGCTCGCCGAGCCCGGTTACTACGCCCTGATGTTCGAGCGGGCGATCCCTGGTTTCGTGCCCAGCGAGCGGGCCCGGACGCTCGCCCGCGCGGCGCTGAACGTCCTCGACCGGGTGATCGCCGACTGCATCTCGGCCGGTTACATCGTCCCCACCCAGCCCAGGAAGATCGCCGACGCGCTGTGGGCCGCCGCGCAGGGTGCGATCAGTTTGGAACGTGCCGGGCACCTGCGCGACAGCAGCACCTACGACGCGGTGACCTTCGCCACCGTCTCCCGCTACCTGGTCGACAGGCCCTGA